A genome region from Hevea brasiliensis isolate MT/VB/25A 57/8 chromosome 7, ASM3005281v1, whole genome shotgun sequence includes the following:
- the LOC110664713 gene encoding probable pectin methylesterase CGR2, which yields MSRRQVSSTRRFVDTGNFPFAGALHSKSRSSPLLSVGLILLGAFLLIAYAYSGHGIFGGNKEALNRFEGDFSCTLEVQRAIPILKKAYGDSMRKVLHVGPDSCSVVSQLLKEEETEAWGVEPYDIEDADAKCKNAIHKGIVRVADIKFPLPYRSKSFSLVIASDALDYLSPKYLNRTLPELARVASDGLVIFAGYPGQQRAKVAELSKFGRPAKMRSSSWWIRFFVQTSLDENEAAFKKFEQAASKRSYKPACQVFHLNPYH from the exons ATGTCCAGGAGGCAAGTAAGCTCCACTCGGCGATTTGTCGACACCGGAAACTTTCCATTTGCTGGAGCTTTACATTCTAAATCGCGTTCTTCGCCTTTGTTGTCTGTTGGCCTCATCCTTCTG GGCGCATTCCTTCTTATCGCTTATGCTTATAGTGGTCATG GCATATTTGGAGGCAACAAAGAAGCTCTTAACAGGTTTGAAG GTGACTTTTCATGCACATTAGAAGTTCAGAGAGCAATACCCATTCTAAAGAAAGCATATGGTGACAGCATGCGCAAAGTCTTGCATGTGGGCCCTGATAGTTGTTCAGTGGTCTCTCAACTATTGAAAGAAGAAGAAACTGAAGCATGGGGTGTTGAACCATATGATATAGAGGATGCAGATGCAAAGTGCAAGAATGCTATTCACAAGGGCATTGTTCGTGTAGCTGATATTAAGTTCCCTCTGCCCTACAGGTCCAAGTCTTTTTCTCTGGTTATTGCATCAGATGCTCTTGATTACCTTTCTCCAAAATACCTGAACAGGACTCTTCCAGAATTGGCAAGGGTGGCTTCTGATGGCCTTGTTATTTTTGCTG GATATCCTGGTCAACAGAGAGCTAAAGTTGCAGAGTTGTCTAAATTTGGACGGCCG GCCAAAATGAGGAGCTCGTCTTGGTGGATTCGCTTTTTTGTACAGACCAGCTTAGACGAAAATGAAGCTGCTTTCAAGAAGTTTGAGCAGGCTGCATCCAAGAGGTCATACAAGCCAGCCTGTCAAGTGTTCCATTTGAACCCATACCATTAA
- the LOC110664711 gene encoding 1-aminocyclopropane-1-carboxylate synthase 3-like, protein MRLLSRKATCNAHGQDSSYFLGWQEYEKNPYHEIKNPTGIIQMGLAENQLSFDLLESWLANNPDAAGFKKDGESIFRELALFQDYHGLPDFKNALVDFMAEIRENRVTFDQNKIVLTAGATSANETLMFCLAESGEAFLLPTPYYPGFDRDLKWRTGVEIVPIQCTSSNDFQITAPALEEAYLEAQKRNLRVKGVLVTNPSNPLGTTMSRSELNLLVNFITAKGIHLISDEIYSGTVFSSPGFVSIMEVLKDRKCENTEVWKRVHIVYSLSKDLGLPGFRVGAIYSNDELVASAATKMSSFGLVSSQTQYLLSALLSDSKFTKNYISENQRRLKQRQNFLVKGLKKAGIICLKSNAGLFCWVNMKHLLGSNTFEAEMELWKKIVYDVKLNISPGSSCHCTEPGWFRVCFANMSEETLNLAMARLKSFVDSMTMTSSHQMLKNSRKRSLTKWVFRLSFHDREPEER, encoded by the exons ATGAGGCTCTTGTCTAGAAAAGCCACCTGCAACGCTCATGGCCAAGATTCTTCTTACTTCCTAGGATGGCAGGAATATGAGAAGAACCCATATCATGAGATCAAGAATCCAACAGGGATCATTCAGATGGGTCTTGcagagaatcag CTCTCATTTGATCTTCTTGAGTCATGGCTAGCCAATAACCCTGACGCTGCTGGGTTCAAGAAAGATGGGGAATCCATATTTAGAGAGCTTGCACTCTTTCAAGATTATCATGGCCTCCCTGATTTCAAGAAC GCATTGGTTGATTTCATGGCGGAAATAAGAGAAAACAGAGTAACTTTCGATCAAAACAAGATAGTCCTCACTGCTGGTGCAACTTCTGCGAATGAGACCCTCATGTTTTGCCTTGCTGAATCCGGCGAAGCCTTTCTTCTTCCAACTCCATACTATCCTGG ATTTGATAGAGATCTCAAGTGGAGAACCGGGGTTGAGATTGTACCAATTCAATGTACAAGCTCAAATGACTTCCAAATCACTGCACCAGCTCTTGAAGAGGCTTATCTAGAAGCCCAAAAACGCAACCTAAGGGTTAAGGGTGTCTTGGTTACGAACCCCTCAAATCCATTAGGCACTACAATGAGCCGAAGTGAATTGAACCTTCTTGTAAACTTCATTACTGCTAAAGGCATTCATCTCATAAGCGATGAAATTTATTCGGGTACCGTGTTCAGTTCACCAGGCTTTGtaagtatcatggaagttttGAAAGATAGGAAATGCGAGAATACTGAAGTTTGGAAAAGAGTTCACATTGTTTACAGCCTTTCAAAGGATCTTGGACTCCCTGGTTTTCGAGTTGGTGCAATTTACTCCAACGATGAGTTGGTTGCATCCGCAGCGACTAAAATGTCTAGCTTTGGTTTAGTTTCTTCTCAAACACAATATCTTCTCTCTGCTCTTCTGTCCGATAGCAAATTCACCAAGAACTATATTTCAGAGAATCAGAGAAGGCTTAAACAGCGACAAAACTTCCTCGTCAAGGGCCTCAAAAAAGCCGGCATCATCTGCCTCAAGAGCAATGCTGGCTTGTTTTGCTGGGTTAACATGAAGCATCTTTTGGGATCCAACACATTCGAAGCAGAAATGGAGCTCTGGAAAAAGATTGTTTATGATGTTAAGCTAAATATCTCTCCTGGTTCTTCTTGCCATTGCACCGAGCCAGGGTGGTTCCGAGTCTGCTTCGCTAACATGTCCGAAGAAACACTAAACCTGGCTATGGCGAGATTGAAGTCATTTGTGGACTCCATGACAATGACCAGCAGCCACCAGATGctgaaaaattcaagaaaaaggTCACTCACCAAGTGGGTTTTCCGGCTATCGTTTCACGACCGTGAGCCAGAAGAACGATAG